The following are encoded in a window of Telmatobacter sp. DSM 110680 genomic DNA:
- the queG gene encoding tRNA epoxyqueuosine(34) reductase QueG, with the protein MDSGGTYLEKDVTSELAKACGFSNADVVALPHGEASRDANRFTQWIAAGHAGTMQYLSRTNESGELVRARVNTPFKWARSALVCFANYHSAAPLSIEVQDPRSGWISRYAWSSRVDADGSRRPSDYHKVLLKRLKSLDAMLRERYGAFESRAYVDTGPVVERSLAIAAGLGWTGKNTCLIHPKLGSFGFLAVLLTSLDVSREEKTAELMLDRCGTCTRCLDACPTGALIAPYKMDATRCISYLTIEHKGEIASELMEGMGRQVFGCDICQDVCPWNRKAPIATDAELEPRAELVNPTLAWLASLDEQSFEHVFNGSPVRRAGYMGLRRNIAIAMGNSGSKGFLPRLSEWSESADKTLGAAARWALSKLNFELTPGTKNYHRQSVIQSDLKDEAAKKQV; encoded by the coding sequence TTGGATTCAGGCGGGACATATCTCGAAAAGGACGTTACTAGCGAGCTCGCTAAGGCTTGTGGCTTCAGTAATGCCGACGTGGTGGCCCTACCGCATGGTGAAGCGTCCCGCGATGCGAACCGTTTCACGCAATGGATTGCGGCTGGACATGCAGGCACGATGCAGTATCTCTCGCGCACAAACGAAAGCGGCGAGCTAGTGCGCGCGCGTGTTAACACGCCGTTCAAGTGGGCACGTTCTGCGCTTGTGTGTTTTGCGAATTATCATTCCGCTGCTCCGCTCTCAATCGAAGTACAAGACCCGCGGAGCGGGTGGATTTCGCGCTACGCATGGAGCAGCCGCGTGGATGCGGATGGAAGTCGCAGGCCGAGCGACTATCACAAGGTGCTGCTAAAGCGGCTGAAGTCTCTCGATGCAATGCTGCGCGAGCGGTACGGTGCATTTGAATCACGCGCGTATGTGGATACGGGGCCAGTGGTGGAGAGATCGCTGGCAATAGCAGCGGGGCTGGGATGGACGGGAAAAAACACTTGCCTCATTCATCCCAAGCTGGGGTCGTTTGGATTTTTGGCGGTGCTGCTGACGTCGCTCGATGTGAGTCGAGAAGAAAAAACAGCGGAGCTCATGCTGGATCGATGTGGGACGTGCACGCGGTGCCTTGATGCTTGTCCGACAGGAGCATTGATTGCGCCGTACAAGATGGATGCGACAAGGTGCATTTCATATCTGACGATCGAGCACAAAGGAGAGATCGCGTCGGAGTTGATGGAGGGGATGGGGCGGCAGGTGTTCGGCTGCGACATTTGCCAGGATGTGTGCCCGTGGAATCGCAAGGCGCCGATCGCGACAGATGCGGAACTAGAGCCGCGAGCGGAGCTGGTGAATCCCACGCTGGCGTGGCTGGCTTCCCTGGATGAGCAATCTTTCGAGCACGTCTTCAACGGCTCACCGGTGAGACGCGCCGGTTACATGGGTCTGCGCCGCAACATCGCCATCGCGATGGGCAACAGCGGGAGCAAAGGCTTCTTGCCGCGGCTCAGCGAGTGGTCCGAATCGGCAGACAAAACCTTAGGCGCCGCCGCACGATGGGCGCTGAGCAAGCTGAATTTTGAATTAACCCCGGGGACGAAGAACTACCACAGGCAATCAGTAATTCAAAGTGACCTCAAAGACGAGGCCGCAAAAAAACAGGTCTAA
- a CDS encoding cold-shock protein, with translation MKEQGVVKWFNGAKGYGFIQRSSGEDVFVHFSAIQENGYKTLNEGESVEFECQQGPKGLSAANVSRVVG, from the coding sequence ATGAAGGAACAGGGTGTAGTGAAATGGTTCAACGGTGCCAAAGGCTACGGGTTCATTCAACGGTCCAGCGGTGAGGATGTGTTCGTGCACTTCTCCGCTATCCAGGAGAACGGCTACAAGACCTTGAACGAAGGCGAGTCAGTCGAATTTGAGTGCCAGCAGGGACCCAAAGGACTGAGCGCCGCCAACGTCAGCCGCGTAGTCGGTTAG
- a CDS encoding YihY/virulence factor BrkB family protein: MESLTSTEVRGAEALPKGGGFETKQPVTVSKWYRWRRSGVALADYLLDAEVHTYAFSVAANAIISFIPLIVLLYTIALSVFHSQEMVNVVNKIVEQFLPSTAIQATSRGNEDFLAFWLRTVAVTSSRHNLQALSLLMILVSCTGIFLPLEVALNQAWGVAKSRNYLLNQVVAFGLAILMLFLAVGSVFLSTWQRQLLGFVFFHHTDNFVFEGISYLWLSATTGLASILFFFSIYWLLPNRKIRARQVAHTAIITGIVWLIAKEAFAAVLPHLDLKALYGPFYVSVGLLFWAYISGLILFAGAQFSAVQPLEKTAGE; this comes from the coding sequence TTGGAAAGTCTTACAAGTACCGAGGTCAGAGGGGCTGAAGCCCTGCCCAAAGGGGGAGGGTTCGAAACTAAGCAGCCGGTGACTGTCTCGAAATGGTACCGATGGCGCAGGAGCGGTGTGGCGCTGGCGGACTATCTGCTGGACGCCGAGGTGCATACATATGCGTTCAGTGTCGCGGCGAACGCGATTATTTCTTTCATTCCATTGATTGTGCTGCTGTACACGATTGCACTGTCCGTCTTCCACTCGCAGGAGATGGTGAACGTGGTGAACAAGATCGTTGAACAGTTCCTCCCCTCGACCGCCATACAGGCAACGAGCAGAGGCAATGAGGATTTTCTGGCGTTCTGGCTCAGAACCGTGGCTGTCACGTCGTCGCGCCACAACCTGCAGGCCTTGTCTCTGCTGATGATCCTGGTTTCCTGTACCGGGATCTTTCTCCCTCTTGAGGTTGCATTGAACCAGGCCTGGGGTGTGGCCAAGAGCAGGAATTATCTGCTTAATCAAGTGGTGGCATTCGGGCTCGCCATCCTGATGTTGTTTCTGGCCGTGGGAAGCGTTTTTTTGAGCACGTGGCAGCGGCAGCTTTTAGGATTTGTGTTCTTCCATCACACAGATAATTTTGTTTTCGAAGGAATCAGTTATCTGTGGCTGAGCGCGACGACCGGGCTGGCTTCGATCCTGTTTTTTTTCTCTATTTACTGGCTGCTGCCTAACCGAAAAATTCGCGCAAGGCAGGTGGCACACACAGCGATCATTACGGGAATTGTGTGGTTGATCGCCAAGGAAGCATTCGCGGCGGTGCTTCCGCATCTGGATTTGAAGGCGCTGTACGGACCGTTCTATGTCTCTGTGGGTTTGCTATTCTGGGCGTACATCTCGGGGCTCATTCTTTTCGCAGGCGCTCAGTTCAGCGCGGTTCAGCCTCTGGAGAAGACGGCCGGAGAATAG
- a CDS encoding beta-propeller fold lactonase family protein, which yields MLQSSRFWVPQVSRLRPGIVTASLLATFALTACRPHDFPQYDPAYREYAYVTNGGSGTVSVYDVVNVRVDREIPVGQNPTAVAANPVRNELYVVNSGTLGGQGSIAVINAENNSVTATVPVHKQPVAIALDPRGDLAYVVNSGSNSVSALDLKTHREVAQIGVGEDPAAARVSPDGKTLVVANRGGNSISIIDTATGKVRTVIVGCPGANDVVILPDSSKSFAACSGGHQVMAIQLAHEARPDGLPAATDRMESLLDVGRAPVQLALKPDGGELFVSNSLSNSISEIVTSTDDVGGAYLMGADPVRGIVSADNTLLYIGNLRSQEVTVYSIEDGKRVGSIHVGDGPSALAFSTAGHLLFVVDARSGDVAVVRTLNCAVSTPLRTGCQMFTMLPAGRAPNAIAVKSFKAS from the coding sequence ATGCTCCAATCGTCACGATTCTGGGTGCCCCAGGTCTCGCGGTTGAGACCTGGGATCGTAACCGCATCCCTGCTGGCAACATTCGCCCTAACCGCCTGCCGTCCTCACGACTTCCCCCAATACGACCCCGCCTACCGCGAATATGCATACGTAACCAATGGCGGCAGCGGCACCGTCTCCGTATATGACGTCGTCAACGTCCGCGTAGACCGCGAAATCCCCGTCGGCCAAAACCCGACCGCCGTGGCTGCGAACCCCGTGCGCAACGAGCTATACGTAGTCAACTCCGGCACTCTCGGTGGCCAGGGTTCCATTGCCGTCATCAATGCGGAGAACAACTCCGTCACTGCCACCGTCCCCGTTCACAAGCAGCCGGTCGCCATCGCACTTGATCCCAGGGGAGATCTAGCATACGTAGTCAACTCGGGTTCAAACAGTGTCTCGGCGCTTGATCTGAAAACGCATCGCGAAGTCGCGCAGATTGGCGTCGGAGAAGATCCAGCCGCGGCCCGAGTTTCGCCTGACGGCAAAACTCTCGTCGTTGCGAATCGCGGCGGAAACTCCATCAGTATTATCGACACCGCCACCGGCAAAGTCCGCACCGTCATAGTGGGTTGCCCTGGGGCCAATGATGTTGTCATTCTGCCCGACTCATCCAAGAGCTTCGCAGCCTGCTCCGGCGGCCATCAGGTCATGGCCATTCAACTCGCGCATGAAGCCCGTCCCGACGGCCTCCCCGCGGCAACGGATCGCATGGAATCGCTCCTCGACGTTGGCCGCGCCCCGGTGCAGCTTGCGCTGAAGCCTGATGGCGGCGAACTCTTCGTATCCAACTCGCTGTCGAATTCGATCTCTGAAATTGTGACCAGCACCGATGATGTCGGAGGCGCGTACCTGATGGGCGCCGACCCCGTCAGAGGCATTGTCTCCGCTGACAATACCTTGCTCTACATCGGCAACTTGCGTTCCCAGGAAGTAACGGTTTACTCCATCGAAGACGGCAAACGCGTTGGCTCAATTCACGTGGGTGACGGCCCTTCGGCGTTGGCGTTTTCCACTGCTGGCCATCTGCTCTTCGTAGTAGATGCACGCTCCGGCGACGTGGCCGTGGTGCGCACACTCAATTGCGCCGTGTCCACACCTTTGCGCACCGGTTGCCAGATGTTTACGATGCTCCCCGCCGGACGCGCGCCAAACGCCATCGCCGTGAAGTCATTCAAGGCCTCGTAG
- the aroF gene encoding 3-deoxy-7-phosphoheptulonate synthase → MLVVMKAQATAEQIQAVCEHIEALGYRAHPMPGAQRTAIGITGNQGEVDRGNIEELSGVAEVIRVSKAYKLASRDVKEEDTIIRFPGTDATIGGRNLAIVAGPCSIESREQAFAIAEQVAATGAQFFRGGAYKPRTSPYAFQGLGVEALKIMAEIRDRFGLRIITEAIDNETLELVSHWADVVQIGARNMQNFSLLKHAGRLRMPVLLKRGMSATLDEFLMAAEYIMSEGNYEVILCERGVRTFADHTRNTLDLSIVPAVQKLSHLPILVDPSHGTGKRDKVLPMARAAVAVGADGILVEVHHQPEKALSDGPQSIYPDQFARMMDEIEQIAPIVDRKLVRGIRVETVAAQSHVAKTK, encoded by the coding sequence ATGTTAGTCGTGATGAAGGCGCAGGCAACTGCGGAACAAATCCAGGCCGTCTGCGAACATATTGAAGCTTTGGGCTATCGCGCCCACCCCATGCCCGGTGCGCAGCGCACCGCCATCGGCATCACCGGCAACCAGGGCGAAGTCGACCGCGGCAACATTGAAGAGCTCTCCGGCGTCGCCGAAGTGATCCGCGTCTCCAAGGCCTACAAACTTGCCAGCCGCGATGTTAAAGAAGAAGACACAATCATCCGCTTCCCCGGCACCGATGCCACCATCGGCGGACGCAACCTTGCCATCGTGGCCGGCCCCTGTTCCATCGAAAGTCGCGAACAAGCCTTCGCCATCGCCGAGCAGGTCGCAGCCACCGGAGCACAATTTTTCCGCGGTGGCGCTTACAAGCCGCGCACATCTCCATACGCGTTTCAAGGCCTCGGTGTTGAAGCACTCAAAATCATGGCCGAAATCCGCGATCGCTTCGGATTGCGCATCATCACCGAAGCCATCGACAACGAAACCCTCGAACTCGTTTCCCATTGGGCTGATGTCGTGCAGATCGGCGCACGCAACATGCAGAACTTTTCGCTGCTCAAGCACGCAGGCCGTCTCCGCATGCCTGTTCTGCTGAAGCGCGGGATGAGCGCCACGCTCGACGAGTTCCTGATGGCCGCCGAATACATCATGAGCGAGGGCAACTACGAAGTAATCCTGTGTGAACGCGGTGTGCGCACCTTCGCCGATCACACCCGCAACACCCTCGATCTCAGCATTGTTCCCGCTGTCCAGAAGCTAAGCCATCTGCCCATCCTCGTAGACCCCAGCCATGGCACCGGAAAGCGAGACAAAGTACTGCCGATGGCGCGTGCTGCTGTTGCTGTAGGCGCCGACGGCATCCTGGTCGAGGTGCACCACCAGCCTGAAAAGGCGCTTTCAGACGGGCCGCAATCCATCTATCCGGACCAGTTCGCGCGCATGATGGACGAGATTGAACAGATCGCTCCTATCGTCGATCGCAAGCTAGTCCGCGGCATCCGCGTTGAAACCGTCGCAGCGCAATCCCATGTCGCTAAAACCAAGTAA
- the ccsA gene encoding cytochrome c biogenesis protein CcsA, which yields MKKVLLTLFPLVTILLMVWGYHQAIYVAPDDALQGYVFRIIYYHVPSATVAFLFFAVSLIGSIGYLTYRRSSPNRAQIADAWALAGAEVGVVFCTVVLTTGPLWGRRAWGIWWTWDARLTTTLVLWLIYVSYLLLRRFAAGPQMQTLAAVLGIFGALDVPIVYMSNRWWRTQHPAPVFGGDQDSGMKDPTMVHALLWNMLAWFCWGLLVLFIRYQVERRHQQYAALEAQEALEANV from the coding sequence ATGAAAAAAGTCTTGCTTACTCTTTTTCCCCTCGTCACTATCTTGCTGATGGTGTGGGGATACCACCAGGCCATCTACGTCGCGCCCGACGACGCGTTACAGGGTTATGTTTTCCGCATCATCTACTACCACGTGCCCTCGGCCACGGTGGCTTTCCTGTTCTTCGCCGTCAGTCTGATTGGTTCAATCGGCTATCTCACCTACCGCCGCAGCAGTCCTAATCGCGCGCAAATCGCCGATGCTTGGGCATTGGCCGGAGCTGAAGTTGGAGTGGTCTTCTGCACCGTCGTGCTGACCACTGGCCCGCTGTGGGGCCGCCGCGCCTGGGGAATCTGGTGGACGTGGGACGCTCGTCTCACCACAACACTCGTTCTGTGGCTCATCTACGTCAGCTACCTGCTGCTGCGTCGCTTTGCCGCCGGTCCGCAGATGCAGACACTCGCCGCCGTGCTCGGCATCTTTGGAGCGCTCGATGTGCCCATCGTCTATATGTCGAATCGCTGGTGGCGAACGCAGCATCCAGCCCCAGTTTTCGGTGGCGACCAGGACTCCGGCATGAAAGATCCCACCATGGTTCACGCCCTGCTTTGGAACATGCTGGCATGGTTTTGTTGGGGATTGCTCGTGCTCTTCATCCGCTATCAGGTAGAACGCCGTCATCAGCAATATGCAGCACTTGAGGCCCAGGAAGCCCTCGAAGCCAACGTTTAA
- a CDS encoding heme exporter protein CcmB yields MTSTLWTHLSKDLRIEWRSKDAINSMLFFAFLVVVLFSMSFDPRGTFAQQIAGGVLSVATMFASVSALNQAWAREIRHQVMDAQRMAPSSGAELFLAKVLANFIFVSIVQIALAPVFLVMYNLHAEGNAWLLMLVLPLGTWALVANGTFFAALAIRSRNRELLLPLILFPIFLPALLGMVQGTGNILTGESDPWLWIKMLIGYDIIFTTVSLLLFDVIFHAE; encoded by the coding sequence ATGACCTCGACCCTCTGGACACACCTCTCCAAGGACCTGCGCATCGAATGGCGATCGAAAGATGCGATCAATTCAATGCTCTTTTTCGCTTTCCTCGTGGTGGTCTTGTTCTCGATGTCGTTCGATCCGCGCGGAACCTTCGCGCAGCAGATCGCCGGCGGAGTTCTCAGCGTCGCCACCATGTTCGCGTCAGTAAGCGCACTCAATCAGGCATGGGCACGCGAAATTCGACACCAGGTGATGGACGCGCAGCGTATGGCGCCGAGCTCGGGAGCAGAACTTTTCCTCGCCAAGGTCCTCGCCAATTTCATCTTCGTCAGCATCGTTCAGATCGCGCTCGCACCAGTCTTCCTCGTGATGTACAACCTCCACGCCGAAGGCAACGCATGGCTGCTGATGCTGGTTCTGCCACTAGGCACATGGGCGCTGGTTGCCAACGGAACCTTTTTCGCTGCTCTCGCCATTCGCAGCCGCAATCGTGAACTCTTGCTGCCGCTGATTCTGTTTCCTATTTTTCTGCCGGCGCTATTAGGCATGGTGCAGGGAACCGGAAACATCCTCACCGGCGAAAGCGATCCCTGGCTCTGGATCAAGATGCTCATCGGCTACGACATCATCTTCACAACCGTGAGCCTTCTGCTATTCGACGTCATCTTCCACGCCGAATAG
- the ybaK gene encoding Cys-tRNA(Pro) deacylase: MKTNGARFLESLGIPFELREYEVDPEDLSAITVAKKIGMPPEQVFKTLLVTGGPNIYRFAVVPGDAELDFKKLARAAGLRKAEMAPLKDVQPLTGYIRGGVTLFGSRKVFPVYIDETAILFDKISVSAGTRGTQLILSPDDYLKAAHALDVEVQTADIIKDGPRLTAEGHSA, translated from the coding sequence ATGAAGACCAACGGCGCACGCTTCCTCGAATCCCTCGGCATCCCCTTCGAACTGCGCGAGTACGAAGTTGACCCTGAAGATCTATCCGCGATCACCGTAGCAAAAAAGATCGGCATGCCTCCCGAACAGGTTTTCAAAACCCTGCTGGTAACCGGAGGCCCGAACATCTACCGATTCGCCGTAGTCCCGGGTGATGCTGAACTCGATTTCAAGAAACTTGCTCGCGCCGCAGGATTGCGTAAAGCTGAGATGGCCCCGCTCAAAGACGTGCAGCCGCTCACCGGTTACATTCGCGGCGGCGTCACTCTCTTCGGCTCCAGAAAAGTCTTCCCCGTCTACATCGACGAAACCGCCATTCTCTTCGACAAGATCAGCGTCTCCGCCGGCACGCGTGGCACCCAACTCATCCTCAGCCCCGACGACTATTTGAAGGCAGCCCACGCCCTCGATGTCGAAGTGCAGACCGCCGACATCATCAAGGACGGCCCGAGGCTAACCGCAGAGGGACACTCGGCATGA
- the ccmA gene encoding heme ABC exporter ATP-binding protein CcmA produces MTAQAPEAISSTLCAHLENVSKLFGSFAALRQVSVDLEPGKCYVLIGENGAGKSTLLRILAGLLRPTGGKVTVFGDNEPHDSRERIGYMSHAPMLYDELTGKENLAYFASLYLGRKCLQPAEALRQVGLDPDLSRPLGQYSQGMRQRTSLARVLMPIPELLLLDEPFSNMDVESAHQMVELLAGFRQSNRTIVITTHQREQAAPIADWILRLKAGRVADFAPGNPTL; encoded by the coding sequence ATGACAGCGCAAGCCCCGGAGGCCATCAGCTCTACCCTTTGCGCTCACCTCGAAAACGTTTCGAAGCTATTTGGTTCTTTTGCCGCGCTGCGCCAGGTCTCGGTCGATCTCGAGCCCGGAAAATGCTATGTTCTGATCGGTGAAAACGGCGCTGGGAAGTCGACGCTTCTTCGCATTCTTGCCGGGCTTCTGCGTCCAACCGGCGGCAAAGTCACGGTTTTCGGCGACAACGAACCCCACGACTCTCGCGAGCGCATCGGATACATGAGCCATGCCCCCATGCTCTACGACGAGCTCACCGGCAAAGAGAATCTTGCCTACTTCGCCAGCCTTTACCTCGGCCGCAAATGCCTTCAGCCCGCTGAAGCACTCCGCCAGGTCGGCCTCGATCCGGACCTCTCACGCCCGCTCGGCCAGTATTCGCAGGGCATGCGCCAGCGCACTTCGCTAGCCCGCGTGTTGATGCCCATTCCAGAATTGCTGCTTCTCGACGAGCCCTTCTCCAACATGGATGTGGAGTCAGCCCACCAGATGGTTGAACTGTTGGCAGGCTTTCGGCAGAGCAATCGGACGATCGTGATCACCACCCACCAGCGCGAACAGGCCGCGCCCATCGCCGACTGGATTCTCCGCCTCAAGGCAGGCCGCGTTGCAGACTTTGCACCGGGGAACCCCACCCTATGA
- a CDS encoding cytochrome c maturation protein CcmE, whose protein sequence is MKTSSNSVRIGIAVAIILGTIGWLSFTGYSSNKSYYVTVAELGKMGDKAYKSNLRVEGFVQPGSIQQEGPHVTFVLNEFESHSPKAPNGRKLTVIYKGSEPPPDTFKDDSQALAIGTIGTDGVFHATGLQAKCASKYAPATPNGQPGAMPAQPAPASTNPRANAAPAPQPGSAPAGIATN, encoded by the coding sequence ATGAAGACGTCTTCCAATTCGGTAAGGATCGGTATTGCGGTCGCCATCATCCTCGGCACCATCGGCTGGCTGTCGTTTACCGGATACAGCTCCAATAAGAGCTACTACGTCACCGTCGCTGAACTCGGCAAAATGGGCGACAAAGCTTATAAGAGCAACCTGCGCGTGGAAGGCTTCGTTCAACCCGGCTCGATCCAGCAGGAAGGACCCCACGTCACCTTCGTTCTCAACGAGTTTGAAAGCCACTCTCCCAAAGCTCCCAACGGCCGCAAGCTCACCGTGATCTACAAAGGCTCTGAGCCACCGCCAGATACCTTCAAGGACGATTCACAGGCGTTGGCCATCGGCACCATCGGCACAGACGGGGTCTTCCACGCCACTGGTTTGCAAGCCAAGTGCGCCAGCAAATACGCTCCGGCAACGCCCAACGGCCAACCGGGCGCCATGCCTGCGCAGCCCGCTCCTGCGAGCACCAACCCCCGCGCCAATGCCGCCCCTGCTCCTCAACCGGGTAGCGCCCCAGCTGGAATTGCCACGAACTGA
- a CDS encoding M28 family metallopeptidase, producing MMIRRLSVVPVLLAAVFTPQTRISTAQSATTPVAPTQVFGYKDFSKEASIEEKFLAVPNAKLAGEHLKTLTAEPHIASSPEDRKTAEYVAEKFRAAGLETEIVPYRVLMNQPKVVKVEAFDAAGKQLMSGPTPEHVEGDPFDKDPRVVMPFNGSSGSGDVTGEAVYANYGRLEDFDELAKQKIDLHGKIVVVRYGANFRGVKVYIAEQRGAAGVIIYSDPQDDGYYKGDPYPLGPWRPDNGVQRGSVQYLFKYPGDPETPGVASTTDLPDSARINPEGNQPHIISIPLSYKDVAPILQSLRGPGVPQGWQGALPFRYHIGPGGVRVHLVSDQDYQRRTIWDVIGKIKGTDDPENWVVVGNHRDAWVYGAVDPNSGTASMLEAVHGVGALIHGGWKPKRSIIFCSWDAEEEGLIGSTEWVEQHAQQLTNAVAYLNVDVAVAGPDFSASAVPSLKNFMREISKSVPSPMGDTVYQEWRANRHGTNEHRASNAPPQPGEEVRVSDLGSGSDFTPFLQHIGVPSTDIGSGGPYGVYHSVFDNYAWFVMNADPHFVYLQQMARVLGLEAIRMADTDVLPYDYAAYAREVKAYIEAAKRKAADTGLSGLDFAPALEAATKFAKAADHAHQLQMSPPADLAEFNTTLRAAETAMIAPAGLPNRPWYKHTIYAPGEYTGYAAVVIPGVNEAIEAKDSGRASAQLAVLAQSLDKAAQTLESAH from the coding sequence ATGATGATTCGCAGGCTTTCGGTTGTTCCCGTTTTGTTGGCCGCAGTTTTTACCCCCCAAACTCGAATCAGTACAGCGCAAAGCGCAACAACACCCGTCGCTCCCACGCAAGTCTTCGGCTACAAAGACTTCAGCAAAGAAGCCAGCATCGAAGAAAAATTCCTCGCCGTCCCAAATGCGAAGCTGGCAGGCGAGCACCTGAAGACTCTGACTGCCGAGCCGCACATTGCCTCGAGTCCTGAAGACCGAAAGACCGCCGAATATGTCGCGGAGAAGTTTCGCGCCGCCGGACTCGAAACCGAAATCGTTCCCTACCGCGTGCTGATGAATCAGCCCAAGGTCGTCAAGGTCGAAGCCTTCGACGCAGCCGGCAAGCAACTGATGTCCGGTCCGACACCCGAGCACGTCGAGGGTGACCCCTTCGATAAAGACCCGCGCGTAGTGATGCCCTTTAACGGCTCCTCGGGCTCTGGCGATGTAACCGGCGAAGCAGTCTACGCCAACTACGGCCGACTCGAGGACTTCGACGAACTCGCCAAACAGAAGATCGACCTGCACGGCAAGATCGTGGTCGTGCGCTACGGCGCGAATTTTCGCGGCGTCAAGGTCTACATCGCCGAGCAGCGCGGCGCCGCTGGCGTCATCATCTACTCCGATCCTCAAGACGACGGCTACTACAAAGGCGATCCCTATCCACTCGGTCCGTGGCGGCCTGACAACGGGGTCCAGCGCGGATCCGTCCAGTATCTCTTCAAATATCCCGGCGACCCGGAGACACCCGGAGTAGCCTCCACAACCGACCTGCCCGATTCGGCGCGCATCAACCCTGAAGGCAACCAGCCCCACATCATCTCCATCCCGCTCAGCTACAAGGATGTCGCGCCCATTTTGCAAAGCCTCAGAGGTCCCGGCGTCCCCCAGGGCTGGCAGGGAGCACTCCCCTTCCGCTATCACATCGGTCCCGGCGGCGTGCGCGTTCATCTCGTTTCCGACCAGGACTACCAGCGGCGCACCATCTGGGATGTGATCGGCAAAATCAAGGGCACTGACGATCCGGAAAACTGGGTGGTCGTCGGCAATCATCGCGACGCCTGGGTCTACGGTGCCGTCGACCCGAACAGCGGAACCGCCAGCATGCTTGAAGCCGTGCACGGCGTTGGAGCTCTTATCCACGGTGGATGGAAGCCGAAACGCTCCATCATCTTCTGCAGTTGGGATGCCGAAGAAGAAGGCCTGATTGGATCGACTGAATGGGTAGAGCAGCACGCACAGCAACTCACCAACGCCGTCGCCTACCTCAACGTCGACGTGGCCGTTGCCGGTCCTGACTTTTCAGCCTCCGCCGTTCCCTCGCTCAAAAACTTCATGCGCGAAATTTCCAAGTCCGTCCCCAGCCCCATGGGGGACACCGTCTACCAGGAATGGCGCGCCAATCGCCATGGCACCAACGAACATCGCGCCAGCAACGCCCCGCCACAACCCGGCGAAGAGGTGCGCGTCAGCGATCTCGGTTCCGGCTCTGACTTCACGCCATTCCTGCAGCACATCGGAGTGCCTTCCACCGACATCGGCTCCGGCGGCCCCTACGGCGTGTATCACTCCGTCTTCGATAACTACGCATGGTTCGTAATGAACGCCGATCCGCACTTCGTCTACCTGCAGCAGATGGCGCGCGTTCTCGGGCTCGAGGCGATCCGAATGGCCGATACCGATGTGCTCCCTTACGACTACGCGGCATACGCTCGCGAAGTGAAGGCCTACATCGAGGCTGCCAAGCGCAAGGCAGCTGATACTGGCCTCTCTGGCCTTGATTTCGCGCCCGCCTTGGAAGCAGCAACAAAATTCGCCAAGGCTGCAGATCATGCTCATCAACTGCAGATGAGTCCCCCGGCCGATCTCGCCGAGTTCAACACTACCCTGCGTGCCGCTGAAACCGCTATGATTGCGCCCGCCGGCCTGCCTAACCGACCCTGGTACAAACACACCATCTACGCGCCCGGCGAATACACAGGCTACGCCGCCGTCGTAATCCCAGGTGTAAACGAGGCAATCGAAGCCAAGGATTCCGGGCGGGCCTCCGCGCAACTTGCGGTCTTGGCTCAATCGCTGGACAAGGCTGCGCAAACCCTTGAAAGTGCTCACTAA